TGTTCTACTAGATCCAGAGTTGTGCCAATTTTCTACGCTCACCCCTTGTCATGCCTTTTAAGAACCGTGCCTTTTGGATTTTTGCCCTGATTGGGTTAGCTCTGGATCAGGTGACAAAATATTGGATTGTTCAAAGTTTTGAGTTGGGGCAGAGTGTTCCCCTGTGGGAGGGGGTGTTTCACCTGACGTTTGTCACTAATAAGGGAGCCGCCTTTAGCTTGTTTAGCGGGGGCGTATGGTGGTTGCGCTGGCTCTCATTAATCGTCAGTCTGGCGTTGATGGCACTGGCTGTCTTCGGACCCAAAATGGCGAAGTGGGAGGAAGCGGGGTATGGCTTTATTTTATCGGGCGCATTGGGGAATGGACTCGATCGCTTTCTGGCAGGAGAAGTTGTTGATTTCCTGGACTTTCGTCTGATTCGCTTTCCTGTTTTTAATCTGGCAGATGTCTTTATTAATGTCGGCATCATCTGCCTGCTGATCTCCTTATTTGTCACGCCCAAACGACCCAACGGCAATGGCGAAGAATCGATCTCTTGATCAGACAATGATTGTTCTGAACTAAGCTTATGTCATAATCTTTAACAGATATTTTAATATTCCTGGTTCCAACTCCCAGACACCCTACCATGAGCACCGAAGTTGTTGATTTTAAGAGCCTCGATCGCCACGAGTGCAGTGCTTGCGGTTATCTTTATGAACCCATCAAAGGCGATAGCGGCAGTAATGTCGCTCCTGGCACTGACTTTGCTGACTTACCCAGCAGTTGGCGGTGCCCTGTCTGTGGCGCACGCAAAGCACAATTTCAGAACGTTGGTCCTGTGGGTAACCCCTCTGGGTTTAAGGAAAATCTGAAATATGGGCTTGGAGTCAATACGCTCACCCCAGGTCAGAAGAATATTTTGATTTTTGGTGGTTTGGCATTGGGAGTTTTATTCTTCCTGAGTCTCTATGGGCTGCGATGACGGTAGTCTCATAACCTTTTTGTCATTAATTTCAAGTAAACAAAAAAGCATCAATGTCTCCAATTCTGAAATCGTTGAAACAAATCGTTATAGTTATGGTCGCCCTCGTCCTGTGTACAGGGTGTGCTCGTGGCTTTTTGCCATCCCTCGACTATAACCCTTGGGAATTGGTGTCATTACCCACAGATGTAACTCTCTCTGATATCGCCTTTACGGGCGATCGCAACCATGGTTGGCTGGTCGGCAAGGATTCTACTTTGCTGGAAACTTTTGACGGGGGGAAATCCTGGGAGCTTCGCAGACTCGACTTAGAGGATGAGTTGCCCTACACCTTTACCTCCGTTAGCTTCAGCGGTGAAGAGGGGTGGGTCGCGGGACAGCCCAGTATTCTGTTGCATACGCTTGATGGAGGTCAGTCGTGGTCGCGGGTGCCCCTGAGCGAGCAGTTACCCGGTTCTCCGAGCACGGTTGTGGCTCTTGCCCCTAAAAAAGCTGAGATGACCACCAACATTGGAGCTATTTATCAAACGGCTGATGGTGGAAAGACTTGGCAGGCATTGGTGCAAGAAGCGGTCGGTGTAGTGCGGACGATCGCGCGATCGCCTAAAGGTGGCTACGTAGCAGTTTCTTCGCGTGGAAACTTTTACTCCACCTGGCTCCCAGGGCAAGCCGCATGGGAGCAGCACAACCGTACCAGTTCTCGACGGCTTCAGAGCATGGGGTTTAGCCCAGATGGAGATCTATGGCTGTTGGCACGAGGTGGTAGTTTACAGTTAAGTGCTCCTGGCAGCTTAGACCAATGGCAGGATTCTGTTACACCGGAGTTTGCGACCAGTTGGGGACTACTCGATCTGGCATATCGGACCCCTAATGAAATCTGGGTTGCGGGTGGCAGTGCAAACTTGCTCCGCAGCGAGGATGGTGGTCAGACCTGGCAGAAAGATAAGGCAGTAGAAGACGTTCCCTCTAACTTCTACAAAGTCGTATTTATTTCTCCAGAACAAGGATTTGTGTTGGGTCAAGGCGGAACGTTGTTGAGATATCAACCTTCAGAGAAGGTTGCCTTTGACTCCGAAACGGTCGATAGCTAATAGCTGTTGACTCCATTGAAAGGAGTGGTTGTTAATAGTTCGTAAGTGGATAATAGTCACTATTGATTTAGTTAACTCGTTCTGCTTGTGACTGTTTCACCACTCTCGTATGATAGATAACGAGATGATTACTGTTTTGATTGGGAGGAATCATAATGGCTGGCACCACTGGTGAGCGTCCATTTTCAGACATTGTTACTAGTATTCGTTATTGGGTGATTCACAGCATCACAATTCCCGCTTTATTTATCGCCGGATGGCTTTTTGTCAGCACTGGATTGGCGTATGACGTGTTTGGCACTCCTCGACCCAATGAGTACTACTCTCAAGAGCGTCAAGAAGTTCCCATTGTGAGCGATCGCTTTGAGGGTAAACAGCAAATTGATGATTTTTTGACGCAGATTAAATAACGTTATTTGGTAACAACAAGTTATGACGAGCAACACCCCAAATCAACCGATTTCCTACCCTATTTTTACCGTCCGTTGGTTGGCGGTTCATACCCTTGCCGTTCCCACCATCTTTTTCCTGGGAGCGATCGCTGCAATGCAGTTCATTCAACGATAGGAGCAGTCCCGTGGCACTAGAAAGAAGTCCAAACCCCAATAAGCAACCTGTAGAGCTTAACCGCACTTCTCTATATCTTGGTTTGCTGTTGGTTTTCGTTCTCGGAATTCTATTTTCCAGCTATTTCTTCAACTAGCTGAAACTGAATGTTCTATCAATAGCAATGATGTTTTGATAGAACTGATTTCTGTTATCTAAACACTCAATTACGCGATCGCGTAAATTGAGATTGTAGGTTCAAGCAGTCATCTCTTCAAGTCGTTAGGAGCTAAACTATCATGTCTGAGAGCGGCAGAATTCCTCTGTGGATTGTGGGCTTGGTCGCAGGGTTAGGAGTCATTACAGTTGTGGGTCTCTTTTTCTACGGTGCCTACGCAGGTCTTGGGTCCTCTATTTAAGGTTGGCTTAGGTTAGCAATTCACTGAAAAATGCTTCGTTGAAACGCATTTCATATCACATAAAAGGTTGACTATTGGATACAGTAGTCAACCTTTTTAAGTATTTCTGACCTGTCGAGTCAGCCCACAAAGGACATCGTCTTAACAGGTTTGACTGCGACTCTATAGCAGTACCCGCCTGGGTAAAGTACGGGGTGTAGTGGTGGAACTCCTACACAGGAGGCACTGCCCCCTGCATCCTCTGTACTGAGTCAACTTGCCCACTGCTGTCTATCAGGAATACACATAAAAGTTTTGGTGTGTCATCCCTAACCCAGTGGGTAGCTTGGCAATTTGCACCTGGGCTGCTCCTCCAATGCCATCGCGATCAAAATACAGTGCTCCACTGGACTTGTTGTAGATAAAGCGCACCGCTTCGCCGTTACCGCTAGGCTTGTTGTCTTGAGCACTTGATTCGATACGGAATTGATTGGCTTTGAGGATTCCTGGGGTTAATCCACCTCCAAAGCCATTCTTAGCAATCCGAATCACATCATCAGTGACGACAAAATCCTGGATCATGTCGATGCCGCTCACCGGATTCGCGAAGGAAAAGCCATCCTTTCCTGCACCACCCGTTAAAGTATCGTGACCCATACCACCGCCCAAAAGGTCATTCCCCTGACCACCCTCTAGGAGATCGTCACCTGGGTTACCATAAACGGAGTCATTTCCCTGACTGCCGACCACGATATCGTTTCCCCCTGCCCCCTCCAGTAAATCGTTACCTAGACCACCATCCAATTGATCGTTGCCCAGTCTGCCGTTTATTTGGTCACGCCCGTCCAACCCTAAAAGGAGATTGTCATAATCGTTTCCTAAAATAAAATTGTTGAGGGTGTTGCCTTTGCCGTTGGAGGCACCTGCCGACTGAATATACAAATTCTCGATGTTACTGGGCAGGGTGTAGTGATCGATGTAAGAGTTGACGCTATCAATCCCTCCATTAGGTGACTGTTCAATAACGGCATCTCCTACGCTATCGACTGAGTAGGTATCGTTTCCAAAACCACCGTCCATGCGATCATTGCCTGCACCACCGACGAGTGAATCGTTACCCTCCATGCCAATAAGTTTGTCATCGCCAGCTCCACCCAACAGAAAATCATTGCCTAAAGCCCCTAAGACATTATCATTGCCATCACCTGCAACAACGTAATCATCTCCGTCGCCTGCATCAATATCATCGTCACCTCCATTGGCAAAGATCTCATCATTCCCGCCTTTAGCGAGGATAGTGTCTGATTCGATTCCACCAATCAAGAGATCTTTACCATCGGTGCCTGTGATGTAAGCCATATCAATTCTCCTTGTGTCTTGGTTGAAGTTGTTTTTTGAGAAAGCGAAGACATGAAAATTGCTGTAAAAGTGCTGTAGCAATTGTCGAGACAGTTAATACAACGTCAGTTCGGTTTAAGAGCCTGGCGAATGAATTCGCGGCTATCAACGCGAAGTCCGCCGACACGGACTCCGGTTGAATTGGGGTCAGATGAGTAGGGGCGATCGTCTATAACCCAAGTATTGGTTACGCTAACTCCACCTACAAATTATTCAGTGCAGTGATGGAGGTGCTGGTTGAATGCTGAGAAGCGGTTTGTTGCACCAGGTTTGCTATCACTTCTGCGGCTAATCGTCCCGTCTGAGCAGCACCATTCATATAACCGTAGAATTCATCGCTGAGATGTTCGCCAGCAAACACGAGATTGCCAATATGCACATCTACTCTTTCCTCTGGGTTTTCTGATTCGATGTACAGGAACTCGCTAAACTTCAGATATTGCCCTGGTTTAAAGTTGGTGTAGCCACCACCAATATCAAGATCATTCGCCCATCCAGTACGAACGAAGTGCCCCATTTGAGCGGTTGCAGTTCCCGGTAGTTGCCTATCCAAGCGTGACAGGAATTGTTGCCCCAGCACTAATACAGGCAGGTCAGGTCGAACTTCTCGGCTGCCCATAAAGAAGGTAAGAACCCCATTTTGTTGCTCCGGTTGGCGTTGAGTGTCTTCCCATAGTTGAGCAAATCCTAGATCCGTCCAGGCATCAACAGTGAAGCCAGTCGCTTGTCTCCAAGGGCGATCGCGGAATCCAGCAAATAATTTTTCATTGCGTCCCAAATCGACCTCCTGAATAAACTGCCGTAGCCCGTCTGGTAACGGCGTTTGTAGGTCAACCCGTCGCAACGCTGGGAATGGAATTGCCAGAATTATATAATCTGCATTGACCACCAGAGGATTACCCTGTCTTGACTCCCTTGGCTCTAACGTCAGTTGGAATCCTTCGTTGCGTGATTGAATACGTCGTAAGCACAAACCTGTACGAATTTGTCCAGACAAGGCATTGCTTAAGGACTCGATTAACTTGCCGCTGCCCTCTTTAAAGCAAAACGTTTCATCACTGCTTAACGGTTCA
The window above is part of the Oscillatoria sp. FACHB-1407 genome. Proteins encoded here:
- the lspA gene encoding signal peptidase II; amino-acid sequence: MPFKNRAFWIFALIGLALDQVTKYWIVQSFELGQSVPLWEGVFHLTFVTNKGAAFSLFSGGVWWLRWLSLIVSLALMALAVFGPKMAKWEEAGYGFILSGALGNGLDRFLAGEVVDFLDFRLIRFPVFNLADVFINVGIICLLISLFVTPKRPNGNGEESIS
- a CDS encoding rubredoxin is translated as MSTEVVDFKSLDRHECSACGYLYEPIKGDSGSNVAPGTDFADLPSSWRCPVCGARKAQFQNVGPVGNPSGFKENLKYGLGVNTLTPGQKNILIFGGLALGVLFFLSLYGLR
- a CDS encoding photosynthesis system II assembly factor Ycf48, with the translated sequence MSPILKSLKQIVIVMVALVLCTGCARGFLPSLDYNPWELVSLPTDVTLSDIAFTGDRNHGWLVGKDSTLLETFDGGKSWELRRLDLEDELPYTFTSVSFSGEEGWVAGQPSILLHTLDGGQSWSRVPLSEQLPGSPSTVVALAPKKAEMTTNIGAIYQTADGGKTWQALVQEAVGVVRTIARSPKGGYVAVSSRGNFYSTWLPGQAAWEQHNRTSSRRLQSMGFSPDGDLWLLARGGSLQLSAPGSLDQWQDSVTPEFATSWGLLDLAYRTPNEIWVAGGSANLLRSEDGGQTWQKDKAVEDVPSNFYKVVFISPEQGFVLGQGGTLLRYQPSEKVAFDSETVDS
- the psbE gene encoding cytochrome b559 subunit alpha, encoding MAGTTGERPFSDIVTSIRYWVIHSITIPALFIAGWLFVSTGLAYDVFGTPRPNEYYSQERQEVPIVSDRFEGKQQIDDFLTQIK
- the psbF gene encoding cytochrome b559 subunit beta, translating into MTSNTPNQPISYPIFTVRWLAVHTLAVPTIFFLGAIAAMQFIQR
- a CDS encoding photosystem II reaction center protein L, yielding MALERSPNPNKQPVELNRTSLYLGLLLVFVLGILFSSYFFN
- a CDS encoding photosystem II reaction center protein J codes for the protein MSESGRIPLWIVGLVAGLGVITVVGLFFYGAYAGLGSSI
- a CDS encoding calcium-binding protein, coding for MAYITGTDGKDLLIGGIESDTILAKGGNDEIFANGGDDDIDAGDGDDYVVAGDGNDNVLGALGNDFLLGGAGDDKLIGMEGNDSLVGGAGNDRMDGGFGNDTYSVDSVGDAVIEQSPNGGIDSVNSYIDHYTLPSNIENLYIQSAGASNGKGNTLNNFILGNDYDNLLLGLDGRDQINGRLGNDQLDGGLGNDLLEGAGGNDIVVGSQGNDSVYGNPGDDLLEGGQGNDLLGGGMGHDTLTGGAGKDGFSFANPVSGIDMIQDFVVTDDVIRIAKNGFGGGLTPGILKANQFRIESSAQDNKPSGNGEAVRFIYNKSSGALYFDRDGIGGAAQVQIAKLPTGLGMTHQNFYVYS
- a CDS encoding flavin monoamine oxidase family protein gives rise to the protein MAHSPLFKTLIHLLKSANSQSLQRRVTSSSTSRKKSWSRRRFLRYSTLAGGAAIATLTDLPNWRPALGSTHPTIAIIGGGIAGLNAAYQLKKLGLRATVYEAKSNVGGRIQSGSLIDRELVNDFGGSFVNTDHEDILALAEEFGLELFNRFEHADTSQVTETAFYYEGRLIPEAEMAEKLSPLAAQIGSDAALLEEDFDTYVELFDVLSVTDYLNQHQDKILAPFVRTLIESGIRTEYGVEPEEASVLQLLFNLPTVNQDAVEPLSSDETFCFKEGSGKLIESLSNALSGQIRTGLCLRRIQSRNEGFQLTLEPRESRQGNPLVVNADYIILAIPFPALRRVDLQTPLPDGLRQFIQEVDLGRNEKLFAGFRDRPWRQATGFTVDAWTDLGFAQLWEDTQRQPEQQNGVLTFFMGSREVRPDLPVLVLGQQFLSRLDRQLPGTATAQMGHFVRTGWANDLDIGGGYTNFKPGQYLKFSEFLYIESENPEERVDVHIGNLVFAGEHLSDEFYGYMNGAAQTGRLAAEVIANLVQQTASQHSTSTSITALNNL